A single window of Polyangiaceae bacterium DNA harbors:
- the hrcA gene encoding heat-inducible transcription repressor HrcA has translation MSDLTNRSRKILLAVVTEFIATGTAVGSRTLAKKYGLDLSAASVRNVLADLEEAGYLRQPHTSAGRIPTDRALRLFVDTLVQARALTPEEQAKLGKRFSEIYAVATDPMREAGRYLSELSGTAAVVAAPRKELRALSQLRFIPTRPKQLLAVLVFADGSVENRFVSVEESPGESELTRIHNLLADVIEGRSLGEVRDLFARRLTDERIALDTLRRRAFELGSAATADVQGGSDVVIEGQGRLLDLPEYTDPARLKKLVRTLSDRADLLELLDKVIAAGAVTVFVGSEAGEIGGGDLSLVVAPYTEHGRVAGTVGVLGPTRMDYAKVLPLVDATAAAMSEALTGAKRSS, from the coding sequence ATGAGTGACCTGACGAACCGCTCTCGCAAGATACTCCTCGCCGTCGTCACGGAGTTCATCGCGACCGGCACGGCCGTTGGAAGTCGTACGTTGGCCAAGAAGTATGGCCTCGACCTCTCTGCCGCTTCCGTGCGCAACGTCCTCGCGGACCTCGAAGAAGCCGGTTACCTGCGGCAGCCTCATACGTCGGCCGGGCGAATACCCACCGATCGGGCGCTGCGTCTCTTCGTCGATACGCTCGTTCAGGCGCGGGCGTTGACGCCCGAGGAGCAAGCGAAGCTCGGTAAACGCTTCAGCGAAATCTACGCGGTGGCGACCGATCCGATGCGCGAAGCGGGACGTTATCTATCGGAGTTGTCGGGTACGGCTGCCGTCGTAGCGGCTCCACGCAAAGAGCTTCGCGCGCTCTCGCAGCTCCGCTTCATTCCCACGCGGCCCAAGCAACTGCTCGCGGTGCTCGTTTTCGCCGACGGATCGGTCGAAAACAGGTTCGTTTCGGTGGAAGAGAGTCCTGGCGAATCAGAGCTCACGCGCATTCACAATCTGCTCGCCGACGTGATCGAAGGTCGATCGCTCGGCGAGGTACGCGACCTGTTTGCCCGCAGGCTCACGGACGAACGCATCGCTCTCGACACGTTGCGTCGCCGCGCGTTCGAGCTTGGCAGTGCCGCCACCGCAGACGTGCAAGGCGGAAGCGATGTCGTGATCGAAGGGCAAGGCCGGCTGCTCGACCTACCCGAATACACGGACCCCGCGCGCTTGAAGAAACTCGTCCGCACGCTGTCCGATCGCGCCGATCTTCTCGAGCTGCTCGACAAGGTGATTGCTGCAGGTGCCGTGACCGTGTTCGTGGGCAGTGAAGCTGGAGAAATCGGTGGCGGTGATCTGAGCTTGGTCGTCGCTCCGTACACGGAGCACGGGCGCGTCGCAGGCACGGTTGGTGTGCTCGGACCAACCCGCATGGACTACGCGAAGGTCTTGCCGCTCGTCGATGCAACGGCCGCGGCCATGAGCGAAGCGCTCACGGGTGCCAAACGTTCGTCATGA
- a CDS encoding transcriptional repressor — translation MGTSGRNVTVTEDKVAIDRLRARLQTYMLKKGLRSTAQRRLIVDTFFEIASHTTIEDLLSEVRTRDKGIGYATVYRTLKLLAECGVASERRFGDGLSRYELADDASAHHDHLICVSCGMIIEFEEPRIESLQDEIAARYGFHVTSHKHEMYGTCAKCSASGSS, via the coding sequence ATGGGCACCAGCGGGAGGAACGTCACCGTGACGGAAGACAAGGTAGCCATCGATCGGCTGCGGGCGAGGCTGCAAACCTACATGCTGAAGAAGGGCCTGCGCTCGACGGCCCAGCGTCGCCTCATCGTCGACACGTTCTTCGAAATCGCGTCGCACACGACCATCGAAGACCTGCTCAGCGAAGTCCGCACGCGCGACAAAGGCATCGGCTACGCCACGGTCTACCGAACACTCAAGCTGCTCGCGGAATGCGGCGTCGCATCGGAACGCCGCTTCGGTGATGGCCTGAGCCGCTACGAATTGGCCGACGATGCATCGGCACATCACGACCATCTGATCTGCGTTTCGTGCGGCATGATCATCGAGTTCGAGGAGCCGCGCATCGAGTCGCTGCAAGACGAGATCGCCGCCAGGTACGGCTTTCACGTCACGTCGCACAAGCACGAGATGTACGGCACGTGCGCGAAGTGTTCGGCGTCGGGTTCGTCTTGA
- a CDS encoding cation-translocating P-type ATPase, whose protein sequence is MRPAGPVADPVPCSGCSKLLDPLRCGHVSIFDNKFHFFCDRRVCRSNFLGDRPGEPTEQRSPTPLGVFAPRSAASTEPNALRVGLDAPIVPFHEPASIEATLPEPPALGDDRTLVEPIGRPILTGEPEKLDPPDQADIGALLLVIATIAGILAVVLALAGHTRLVLAARIVLAGVGAGMLVGRAATTPRDPADPHPAPLLATSIASLVVAAWSAFHPDRALGSEAASLAGIIVTATSIGAWILESARRESAAERDFVAMSLALPGRRAPDDNAATEIKPKVFDIRPGEQILVERGEVVPVDLVVTSGDIDVYPWLGATTPVRKRPGDSVVAGATVVRGRLRGTCTFVGNDRAFARVLLDPRRRADALAPIARASRAIAERWALATAAIGALSAFIAGGRTAIEIAMTAIGVHGALASVVLACISSLHVVRGILLAQRRGISYKSEGAWDRAAKANVAVFCARGTLLLGEPELAELEAIGDKHEPLDVLSLAAGAERGAEHPIARAIVRAAMTRSVRPDGVRNAHHVPGLGVTAVASSGEDLCVGGRALLLANRISIAAAEQRVTELEALGRTVVLVAVGTRLVGMLGLQDGFRPGARAAVQHLIDAQIEPVIMSGDARETCEAIARSLDVDHIRPEILPADRAAEVRRLVDAGMSVAVVGHTSSDESALGAAEVAVALDAAGSPSGDLSIALASDDVRDASLALALAHRSRLDARVGLAIAAVPALIGAMAVAFGLLPPAYAPLASLLGGAMAVLHVRAIHRTRESPATRGNPLFGEHAAP, encoded by the coding sequence TTGCGTCCCGCTGGACCCGTCGCCGATCCCGTTCCCTGCTCCGGATGCAGCAAGCTGCTCGATCCGCTGCGTTGCGGACACGTCTCGATCTTCGACAACAAGTTTCATTTCTTTTGTGATCGAAGGGTTTGTCGTTCCAATTTTCTCGGTGACCGGCCTGGTGAGCCCACGGAGCAGCGTTCGCCCACGCCGCTCGGTGTGTTCGCTCCGCGCAGCGCCGCATCGACCGAACCGAATGCCCTTCGAGTTGGTCTCGACGCACCCATCGTGCCCTTTCACGAACCGGCATCGATCGAAGCGACTCTCCCCGAGCCGCCAGCTTTGGGTGACGATCGCACGCTCGTCGAGCCCATTGGTCGACCGATACTGACGGGCGAGCCGGAGAAGCTCGACCCACCGGATCAGGCCGACATCGGCGCGCTGCTGCTCGTGATCGCGACCATCGCCGGCATCCTCGCCGTCGTCCTGGCGCTTGCGGGTCACACGAGGCTCGTGCTGGCGGCGCGCATCGTGCTTGCCGGTGTTGGTGCGGGAATGCTCGTTGGACGCGCTGCAACGACGCCGCGCGACCCGGCGGATCCGCATCCCGCGCCGCTTCTGGCAACGTCGATCGCGTCGCTCGTGGTCGCTGCGTGGTCGGCGTTTCACCCCGATCGAGCGCTTGGATCCGAAGCTGCGTCGCTTGCGGGCATCATCGTCACGGCGACGTCGATCGGTGCGTGGATTCTCGAAAGTGCGCGACGTGAAAGTGCCGCCGAGCGGGACTTCGTTGCCATGTCGCTCGCGCTGCCTGGCCGACGCGCTCCCGACGACAACGCAGCCACCGAGATCAAGCCGAAGGTCTTCGACATCAGGCCCGGTGAACAGATCCTCGTCGAACGCGGTGAAGTCGTTCCGGTGGATCTCGTCGTCACGTCCGGCGACATCGACGTGTATCCGTGGCTCGGCGCGACGACGCCCGTACGCAAGCGTCCAGGTGATTCGGTCGTTGCAGGTGCAACGGTCGTTCGCGGCCGCCTTCGCGGTACGTGCACGTTTGTCGGGAACGACCGCGCGTTTGCCCGCGTGCTGCTCGATCCTCGTCGCCGTGCCGACGCACTCGCGCCCATCGCACGTGCGTCGCGTGCGATCGCGGAACGTTGGGCCCTGGCGACCGCCGCCATCGGTGCGCTCTCTGCATTCATCGCCGGCGGGCGAACGGCGATCGAGATCGCGATGACCGCCATCGGCGTGCATGGCGCGCTCGCCTCCGTCGTGCTCGCGTGCATCAGCAGCTTGCACGTCGTTCGCGGCATCTTGCTCGCGCAGCGTCGAGGCATCTCCTACAAGAGCGAGGGCGCGTGGGATCGCGCGGCGAAAGCAAACGTCGCCGTGTTCTGCGCGCGCGGCACGCTCTTGCTTGGCGAACCCGAGCTCGCCGAGCTCGAAGCGATTGGCGACAAACACGAACCGCTCGATGTTCTATCGCTCGCGGCTGGTGCAGAACGCGGCGCGGAACATCCCATCGCGCGCGCGATCGTTCGAGCCGCAATGACTCGGTCCGTCCGGCCAGACGGCGTGCGCAACGCGCATCATGTGCCTGGCCTCGGCGTGACGGCCGTGGCGTCATCGGGTGAAGACTTGTGCGTGGGAGGTCGCGCGCTCTTGCTTGCCAACCGCATCTCGATCGCCGCAGCCGAGCAGCGCGTTACCGAGCTCGAAGCGCTCGGACGAACCGTCGTTCTCGTCGCCGTTGGCACGCGTCTCGTCGGCATGCTCGGGTTGCAGGACGGATTTCGACCTGGTGCGCGCGCCGCAGTGCAGCACTTGATCGATGCGCAGATCGAGCCCGTGATCATGTCCGGCGATGCGCGCGAAACGTGCGAAGCGATCGCTCGTTCCCTCGACGTCGATCACATTCGTCCCGAGATCCTGCCCGCCGATCGCGCCGCCGAAGTTCGCCGTCTCGTCGATGCAGGCATGTCCGTTGCCGTCGTGGGACACACGAGCAGCGACGAGTCGGCGCTCGGTGCTGCCGAAGTTGCCGTCGCGCTCGATGCCGCAGGCTCACCTTCGGGCGATCTCTCCATCGCACTCGCATCCGACGACGTACGTGATGCCTCGCTCGCCCTCGCCCTCGCCCATCGCTCGCGCCTCGATGCGCGCGTGGGGCTGGCGATCGCAGCGGTCCCTGCCCTCATTGGAGCGATGGCCGTCGCCTTTGGCCTCTTGCCGCCTGCATATGCTCCGCTTGCTTCCCTGCTCGGAGGTGCCATGGCTGTTTTGCACGTGCGCGCCATTCACCGCACGCGAGAATCCCCTGCAACACGGGGCAATCCGCTTTTCGGCGAGCACGCCGCCCCTTGA
- the argF gene encoding ornithine carbamoyltransferase, giving the protein MKRDFACLEDLGDGGILSILERSAFFARVRGTAEHPKPLAGHATALLFDKPSTRTRLSLEVATFELGGHPIIVTPDSSQMGRGEPTEDTARVLGRMVSAVTYRTSTSARFAAMARACVVPVLNALTDDAHPMQVLADLMTVQQARGTLSGLRIAWVGDASNVARSWIEAAGLLGLEMVLATPPAFAPPPDEVAKANGRGAKITVTDDAQLAARGADVLATDVWISMGQENERATRLEALGRYKVNAELVALASPEVVVLHCLPAHRGEEIEADVLEGPRSFVWEAVEARLHTSKALLEWASLGPGFGHAPSLLTAPRKPAH; this is encoded by the coding sequence ATGAAACGAGACTTTGCTTGCCTCGAGGATCTCGGCGACGGCGGGATTCTTTCCATCCTCGAACGATCGGCTTTTTTTGCGCGTGTGCGCGGCACGGCCGAGCACCCGAAGCCTTTGGCCGGACATGCCACGGCGTTGCTCTTCGACAAACCCTCGACGCGTACGCGGTTGTCGCTCGAAGTCGCCACGTTCGAGCTCGGCGGGCATCCGATCATCGTCACGCCGGACTCTTCGCAGATGGGTCGCGGTGAACCGACGGAAGACACCGCTCGCGTGCTTGGCCGCATGGTTTCTGCGGTGACGTACAGGACGAGCACCTCGGCACGGTTTGCCGCGATGGCACGTGCTTGCGTCGTGCCCGTGCTGAACGCGCTGACCGACGATGCGCATCCGATGCAAGTGCTCGCCGACCTGATGACGGTGCAGCAAGCGCGCGGAACGCTGTCGGGGCTGCGCATCGCGTGGGTGGGTGACGCGAGCAACGTGGCGCGATCGTGGATCGAAGCTGCAGGGCTGCTCGGGCTGGAGATGGTGCTGGCGACGCCGCCTGCATTTGCTCCGCCGCCGGATGAAGTGGCGAAGGCGAACGGTCGCGGCGCAAAGATCACGGTGACGGATGATGCGCAGCTCGCCGCACGAGGTGCCGATGTACTGGCGACCGACGTGTGGATCAGCATGGGTCAAGAGAATGAACGAGCAACTCGGCTCGAGGCGCTTGGTCGATACAAGGTGAACGCGGAGCTCGTGGCGCTCGCGTCACCCGAAGTCGTGGTGCTGCATTGCTTGCCCGCGCATCGCGGAGAAGAGATCGAAGCGGACGTATTGGAAGGGCCGCGCAGCTTCGTGTGGGAAGCGGTCGAGGCGCGTTTGCACACGAGCAAAGCGCTGCTCGAGTGGGCGTCGTTGGGACCTGGATTCGGGCACGCGCCATCCCTTTTGACGGCTCCGCGCAAGCCGGCGCATTGA
- a CDS encoding aspartate aminotransferase family protein: protein MHTAPAYGADSAIAEMLEREDLEKIGETRLIGNYRQAPFVLERGRGCEVWDTEGRRYLDFCAGVAVCSLGHAHPRLVTAIANQAARLMHVSNYFYNAENIRLADELCRRSGMDRAFFCNSGAEANEAMLKLARRWFFTKNQPQRYRIIAFDNAFHGRTMGAVALTGTPKYREGFGPPLEGVTHVPYGNIDAVRAAMGPDVAAIFVEPVQGEGGVIPPPPGFLAALRALCDEHGALLCLDEVQTGIGRTGTFLGCEHDGVKGDLVALAKGLGGGFPIGALLVREELQSALSPGTHGSTFGGNALASVAARTVLAVLDEERLIEGAVTKGKRLADGLSAIAAKYPNACAGQRGRGLLQGLRLAPGIDGRTALAKVRARGLLLTVAGANTLRFTPPLVAKEHEIDEALAMTDAAMAEVAS, encoded by the coding sequence ATGCACACTGCACCTGCCTATGGCGCCGACAGCGCCATCGCCGAGATGCTCGAGCGCGAAGATCTCGAAAAAATCGGTGAAACCCGCCTCATTGGCAACTATCGACAAGCCCCCTTCGTCCTCGAACGCGGGCGCGGCTGCGAAGTTTGGGACACCGAGGGGCGCAGGTACCTGGACTTCTGTGCGGGCGTGGCGGTGTGCTCGCTGGGTCACGCGCATCCGCGCTTGGTCACGGCCATCGCGAATCAGGCTGCGCGGCTGATGCACGTGTCGAACTACTTCTACAATGCCGAGAACATCCGGCTCGCCGACGAGCTTTGCCGGCGTTCGGGCATGGACCGCGCCTTTTTCTGCAATTCGGGCGCGGAGGCAAACGAAGCGATGCTGAAACTCGCGCGGCGCTGGTTTTTCACAAAAAACCAACCGCAACGCTACCGCATCATCGCCTTCGACAACGCCTTCCACGGTCGAACGATGGGGGCCGTTGCGCTGACGGGTACGCCCAAGTACCGCGAAGGTTTCGGCCCGCCGCTCGAAGGTGTGACGCACGTGCCTTACGGCAACATCGATGCCGTACGTGCAGCGATGGGCCCCGACGTCGCCGCGATTTTCGTCGAGCCCGTGCAGGGCGAAGGTGGCGTCATTCCTCCTCCGCCAGGCTTCTTGGCTGCCCTGCGCGCGCTGTGTGACGAGCATGGTGCGCTTTTGTGTCTCGACGAAGTGCAAACGGGTATCGGCCGCACGGGGACGTTTCTCGGATGCGAACACGATGGCGTGAAAGGTGATCTCGTTGCGCTCGCCAAAGGTTTGGGTGGTGGGTTTCCCATCGGCGCGCTGCTCGTGCGTGAAGAGTTGCAGAGTGCTCTGTCGCCAGGCACGCACGGTTCGACGTTCGGCGGCAACGCGCTCGCATCGGTCGCAGCGCGTACGGTGCTCGCGGTGCTCGATGAAGAGCGGCTCATCGAAGGCGCAGTGACCAAGGGCAAGCGTCTCGCCGATGGTTTGTCCGCGATCGCGGCGAAGTACCCCAACGCATGCGCCGGCCAGCGAGGTCGCGGATTGCTTCAAGGGTTGCGGCTTGCTCCGGGCATCGACGGTCGCACGGCGCTGGCAAAAGTTCGCGCGCGAGGTTTGCTGCTCACGGTTGCCGGCGCGAACACGCTGCGCTTCACGCCTCCGCTGGTCGCGAAGGAACACGAGATCGATGAAGCGCTCGCGATGACGGATGCAGCGATGGCCGAGGTAGCTTCGTGA
- a CDS encoding nucleotide exchange factor GrpE: MSEPDTTQNSADGEAAPSEPSAPGEAAPAEPTPEERYASALAEVAKLRDQLLRTAADFDNFRKRTRREIDDAHKRGKETTVKDLLPVFDNFERAITHAEGTGDAKAVADGLRIVLKQFLDTLEKMGVQRINAVGQPFDPSLHEAIQHMESADHPAGVVLYDVQPGYRMGDHLVRAAMVVVSKGAPAGSSAAN, from the coding sequence ATGTCCGAGCCTGATACGACCCAGAACTCTGCCGATGGCGAAGCGGCCCCAAGCGAACCGTCCGCACCGGGCGAAGCCGCGCCCGCCGAGCCCACTCCTGAAGAGCGCTACGCAAGCGCGCTCGCCGAAGTCGCCAAATTGCGCGATCAACTCCTGCGCACCGCGGCTGACTTCGACAACTTCCGCAAACGCACGCGTCGCGAGATCGACGACGCGCACAAGCGTGGAAAAGAAACGACGGTGAAAGATCTGTTGCCCGTGTTCGACAATTTCGAGCGGGCGATCACGCACGCCGAAGGCACGGGTGATGCCAAGGCCGTCGCCGACGGGCTGCGCATCGTGCTGAAGCAGTTCCTGGATACCTTGGAAAAAATGGGCGTCCAGCGCATCAACGCGGTTGGGCAGCCGTTCGATCCATCGCTGCACGAAGCCATCCAGCACATGGAATCGGCGGACCATCCCGCAGGCGTCGTCCTTTACGACGTGCAACCGGGCTACCGCATGGGCGATCATCTCGTTCGCGCCGCGATGGTCGTCGTCTCGAAGGGCGCTCCCGCGGGCAGCTCCGCCGCGAACTGA
- the dnaK gene encoding molecular chaperone DnaK yields MGKIVGIDLGTTNSCVAVVDGVGATSAAEVKVIPNAEGARTTPSVVAFAASGERMVGQVARRQAVTNPQATVYAVKRLMGRKRGSPDVERMASFVSYTISAAENGDAWVELRGKAHSPPEVSSMILAQMKEIAERFLGEPVTEAVVTVPAYFDDAQRQATKDAGRIAGLEVRRIINEPTAAALAYGLDKQTAETIAVYDLGGGTFDISILEISGGVFNVKATGGDTHLGGEDFDQRIIDMLVGEFQLEHGVDLRKDRMAMQRLKEAAEKAKHELSSSQETQINLPFVAVGASGGPIHLERSLERSELEALTQDLITRTVDVCQDVLRDAAIKASDVSTVVLVGGMTRMPAVQEAVKKLFGRDPHKGVNPDEVVAVGAAIQAAALSGQGQDILLLDVTPLSLGVETGGGVMTKLIPRNTTIPTSRSEIFTTSRNLQTFVPIHVLQGEREMAADCQSLARFELTGIPPAPRGVPQIEVIFNIDENGILSVEATDLGTKQKQRVEIKATSGLSQDQVDELVNEAEKFKDDDAKRRDEAELRNMVDSLLFTTEQAIEGYGELIDEKMRAGALEACTHLRRLVDAGADPSMIREAYGKLETVAFVMSETLYGNVKS; encoded by the coding sequence ATGGGTAAGATCGTCGGTATCGACCTCGGCACCACGAACTCGTGCGTGGCCGTCGTCGATGGCGTGGGGGCAACTTCGGCCGCCGAAGTGAAGGTGATCCCCAACGCGGAGGGAGCGCGAACGACTCCATCCGTCGTCGCATTCGCTGCGAGCGGCGAGCGCATGGTTGGCCAAGTGGCGCGCCGGCAGGCCGTGACAAACCCACAAGCTACCGTATACGCGGTCAAACGACTGATGGGCCGCAAGCGTGGTTCGCCCGACGTCGAGCGCATGGCGTCGTTCGTTTCGTACACCATTTCGGCTGCGGAAAACGGCGACGCGTGGGTCGAGCTTCGGGGCAAGGCGCATTCGCCCCCCGAGGTCTCCTCGATGATCCTCGCGCAGATGAAGGAGATCGCCGAACGATTTCTCGGCGAGCCAGTGACCGAAGCGGTCGTCACGGTTCCCGCCTACTTCGACGATGCGCAACGTCAGGCCACCAAAGATGCCGGCCGCATCGCGGGACTCGAAGTGCGTCGCATCATCAACGAGCCAACGGCAGCGGCGCTCGCGTACGGTCTCGACAAACAAACGGCCGAAACCATCGCCGTCTACGATCTCGGCGGAGGCACCTTCGACATCTCGATCCTCGAAATCAGCGGCGGCGTGTTCAACGTCAAGGCAACGGGCGGCGACACGCACCTCGGCGGCGAGGACTTCGATCAGCGCATCATCGACATGCTCGTCGGTGAGTTTCAGCTCGAACACGGCGTCGACTTGCGCAAGGACCGCATGGCCATGCAGCGTCTCAAGGAAGCTGCGGAGAAGGCCAAGCACGAGCTCAGTTCCTCACAGGAGACGCAAATCAACCTGCCCTTCGTTGCGGTCGGGGCGAGCGGCGGACCCATTCATCTCGAGCGATCACTCGAACGGAGCGAGCTCGAAGCGCTCACGCAGGATCTCATCACGCGCACCGTCGATGTTTGTCAGGATGTACTTCGTGATGCGGCCATCAAGGCATCGGACGTCAGTACCGTGGTGCTCGTGGGAGGCATGACGCGGATGCCGGCGGTGCAAGAGGCGGTCAAGAAGTTGTTTGGGCGCGATCCGCACAAGGGGGTCAACCCGGACGAAGTCGTTGCCGTCGGAGCGGCGATCCAGGCAGCAGCGTTGTCGGGACAGGGTCAGGACATCCTCTTGCTCGACGTGACGCCTTTGTCTCTCGGTGTGGAAACCGGTGGCGGCGTGATGACGAAGCTCATTCCGCGCAACACCACGATCCCCACATCGAGAAGTGAGATCTTTACGACGAGCCGCAACTTGCAAACGTTCGTGCCCATCCACGTGCTTCAGGGCGAGCGTGAGATGGCAGCGGATTGCCAGAGTCTGGCCCGTTTCGAATTGACTGGAATTCCTCCTGCTCCGCGAGGTGTTCCTCAAATCGAAGTCATCTTCAACATCGACGAAAATGGGATCTTGAGCGTCGAGGCGACGGATCTCGGTACGAAGCAAAAACAAAGGGTCGAGATCAAGGCGACGAGTGGTCTGTCTCAGGATCAAGTGGATGAACTCGTCAACGAGGCCGAGAAGTTCAAAGACGACGACGCCAAGCGACGGGATGAGGCCGAGCTTCGCAACATGGTCGACTCGCTCTTGTTCACGACCGAGCAGGCGATCGAGGGATATGGCGAGCTGATTGACGAAAAGATGCGGGCCGGTGCGCTCGAGGCATGCACGCATTTGCGCAGGCTGGTCGATGCCGGAGCGGATCCGAGCATGATCCGCGAGGCCTACGGGAAGCTCGAAACGGTGGCGTTCGTCATGTCCGAAACGCTTTACGGCAACGTGAAGTCGTAA